From Desulfobacterales bacterium, a single genomic window includes:
- a CDS encoding response regulator has protein sequence MENKKKLNFEDLKDKKILLVEDSFINREIVSEILKHIGINVLSVDNGKEAVNILLEKNIIVDAILMDIEMPIMGGIEATKIIRKDNRFDNVPIIAMSSHSIEDEIDACLKAGMNDYLEKGSDSYQIYSMINKVLCKKNPVSKEILKKSPIFETQKEFESISFEKGIERLLGNKDLYLTLLLDFKNNYSEIDKQIKELENKDNKTLYRLLHNLKGSSGNIAAFKLYEISSKLEADVKNEKNIETELFAIFTKELNNVMEDIHNITSCIKDNRINADNVSAFNKIDISRIIEDIKNFIDTDLVKAMEKSKELKNILKSLNFEKEANEFYYLIKIFDVDKALQVLNKIAKIMDIPF, from the coding sequence TTGGAAAATAAAAAAAAATTAAACTTTGAAGATTTAAAAGATAAAAAAATTCTTTTAGTTGAAGACAGTTTCATTAACCGTGAAATTGTTTCTGAAATTTTAAAACATATTGGAATCAATGTTCTTTCAGTAGATAACGGCAAAGAAGCTGTTAATATATTATTAGAAAAAAATATAATTGTTGATGCTATTTTGATGGATATAGAAATGCCGATTATGGGAGGGATAGAAGCCACAAAAATCATACGAAAAGATAACCGTTTTGATAATGTTCCTATTATTGCTATGAGTTCCCATTCAATAGAAGATGAAATAGATGCATGTCTTAAAGCAGGTATGAATGATTATCTCGAAAAAGGATCTGATTCCTATCAAATTTATTCTATGATTAATAAAGTCTTATGTAAAAAGAATCCTGTTTCAAAAGAAATTTTAAAAAAATCTCCGATATTTGAAACGCAAAAAGAATTTGAATCAATATCTTTTGAAAAAGGAATTGAAAGACTTCTTGGTAATAAGGATTTGTATTTAACTCTGCTCCTTGACTTTAAAAATAATTACTCTGAAATAGATAAGCAAATTAAAGAATTAGAGAATAAAGATAACAAAACCCTATATCGTTTACTTCATAATTTAAAAGGCTCTTCAGGCAATATTGCGGCATTTAAACTTTATGAAATTAGTTCAAAATTAGAAGCTGATGTCAAAAATGAAAAAAATATTGAAACAGAACTTTTTGCAATATTTACTAAAGAGTTAAATAATGTTATGGAAGATATCCATAACATTACGTCATGTATTAAAGATAATCGTATCAACGCAGATAATGTATCCGCTTTTAATAAGATAGATATAAGTCGAATTATTGAAGATATCAAGAATTTTATTGATACAGACTTAGTTAAGGCCATGGAAAAGAGTAAAGAATTAAAAAATATTCTCAAATCTTTAAATTTTGAAAAAGAAGCTAATGAGTTTTATTATTTAATCAAAATTTTTGATGTTGATAAGGCTTTACAGGTTTTAAATAAAATTGCAAAAATTATGGATATACCTTTTTAG